In a single window of the Planctomycetia bacterium genome:
- a CDS encoding bifunctional riboflavin kinase/FAD synthetase — translation MRVYRGVASIDDHLRGAVLTVGNFDGVHLGHQRILRTAHALAKVSNSAVVAMTFEPHPVAVLRPDHAPPRLTLWEEKLHQLELAGADAVIRLDTDWPLLSLSADDFVREVLVKRIHPSYIVEGPDFAFGRGRTGDVHTLELLSPKGGYQVRIVDPYRLHLESGELIAVSSTQIRKLLSTGKVEEAARCLGRPYALIGPVIHGAGAGHKLGFPTINLDVGEQLVPAEGVYAGIAAIAGLRAPAAISIGTRPTLGGRELAVEAFVLDESGDWYAEHARIEISSRLRDQRKFNSPQALAEQIAEDVKRTRDIISVIK, via the coding sequence ATGCGAGTTTACCGGGGCGTAGCCTCCATAGACGACCACCTTCGCGGAGCGGTGCTCACCGTCGGAAACTTCGACGGCGTGCACCTCGGCCACCAGCGCATCCTCCGTACCGCCCACGCCCTGGCCAAAGTCTCGAACTCGGCGGTCGTCGCCATGACCTTCGAGCCCCACCCCGTCGCGGTACTCCGACCGGATCACGCGCCGCCGCGACTGACCCTCTGGGAGGAGAAACTCCACCAGCTTGAGCTCGCCGGCGCCGATGCCGTCATTCGCCTCGATACCGATTGGCCGCTTCTCTCCCTGTCCGCGGATGATTTTGTCCGCGAGGTCCTCGTCAAACGGATACATCCGTCGTACATCGTCGAGGGCCCTGATTTCGCCTTTGGCCGTGGTCGAACCGGCGATGTCCATACGCTCGAACTTCTTTCCCCCAAAGGCGGCTATCAGGTTCGTATCGTCGATCCATATCGCCTGCACCTGGAAAGCGGCGAGCTGATCGCGGTCTCCAGCACGCAAATCCGCAAACTCCTCTCAACGGGAAAAGTCGAGGAAGCGGCGCGTTGTCTCGGTCGTCCTTATGCACTCATCGGCCCTGTCATTCATGGGGCCGGCGCGGGACACAAGCTCGGTTTTCCGACCATCAACCTCGACGTCGGCGAGCAGCTCGTTCCGGCGGAGGGCGTCTATGCAGGCATCGCCGCAATCGCCGGTCTTCGCGCGCCGGCGGCCATCAGCATCGGCACACGTCCCACCCTCGGCGGTCGTGAACTCGCCGTGGAGGCATTCGTCCTGGACGAAAGCGGAGACTGGTACGCCGAGCACGCCCGAATCGAGATTTCAAGTCGTCTTCGCGACCAGCGCAAGTTCAACAGCCCCCAAGCGCTGGCAGAGCAAATCGCCGAGGACGTCAAGCGAACCCGCGACATCATTTCAGTGATCAAGTAA
- a CDS encoding DHH family phosphoesterase, with protein sequence MKPGLISIESLLNRIAAARRVLITTHARADGDALACVATMQRVLRQQGKSADGYLHEPIGERYQFVESIERLNVWQPSSAAAVLADHDLLIVVDTCATVQLGEVAAAIKAASIVKLGIDHHITRDDIVDEVFVDESAGACAQLVLRLCEHARWPIDADAATLLFSGLATDTGWFRFSNADAVVFADAASLIRVGARPNELYERLFLCEVLPRIRLMGEVMSSFELLADGRLAIIRITRDMLKRCGASTQMTEDIINEPQRLGTVVACAMIIEPEPGGPVRVSMRSKRDIDVARLAAAWGGGGHARAAGAKISGDFTATAKMVTDALLKAMEG encoded by the coding sequence ATGAAGCCCGGCCTCATCTCCATCGAATCGCTACTCAATCGCATCGCCGCCGCCAGGCGCGTGCTCATCACCACCCATGCCCGCGCCGATGGTGACGCTTTGGCCTGCGTCGCCACCATGCAGCGCGTCCTGCGGCAACAGGGCAAGTCCGCCGACGGCTATCTCCACGAGCCAATCGGCGAGCGGTATCAATTCGTCGAGTCGATCGAGCGCCTGAATGTCTGGCAGCCTTCCAGCGCCGCCGCGGTCCTCGCGGATCACGACCTGCTCATCGTCGTGGATACCTGTGCGACAGTTCAGCTCGGCGAGGTCGCCGCAGCCATCAAGGCCGCCAGTATCGTCAAGCTGGGAATTGACCATCACATCACGCGCGACGACATCGTCGACGAAGTGTTCGTCGATGAGTCGGCCGGCGCCTGCGCTCAACTCGTCCTTCGCCTTTGTGAACACGCCCGCTGGCCCATCGACGCCGACGCAGCCACACTCCTATTTTCCGGCTTGGCGACCGACACCGGCTGGTTTCGATTCTCAAACGCCGATGCCGTCGTCTTTGCCGACGCCGCCAGCCTCATCCGCGTCGGCGCCCGGCCGAACGAACTCTACGAGCGCCTCTTTTTATGCGAAGTGCTTCCCCGCATTCGCCTCATGGGCGAAGTCATGTCGTCCTTCGAGTTGCTGGCCGACGGCCGGCTGGCGATCATTCGCATCACGCGGGACATGCTCAAGCGATGCGGGGCCAGCACGCAGATGACCGAGGACATCATCAATGAACCTCAGCGACTCGGCACCGTGGTCGCTTGTGCGATGATCATCGAGCCCGAGCCGGGCGGGCCGGTCCGCGTCAGCATGCGCAGCAAGCGCGACATCGACGTGGCGAGACTGGCGGCCGCCTGGGGCGGCGGCGGACATGCACGCGCTGCCGGCGCCAAGATCAGCGGCGACTTCACTGCGACCGCGAAGATGGTGACCGACGCGCTGCTCAAAGCGATGGAGGGCTGA
- a CDS encoding MoxR family ATPase, with protein MAIDRKPDLLEKLRKLRANVETVFIGKPDAVNQVLIGLLARGHVLVEDVPGVGKTVLARAVARSIDCRFSRVQLTPDLLPSDILGISIYNDRSGAFDFKPGPIFSNIVLADEINRTTPRTQSALLEVMNEAQVSVDGQAIRLDQPFMVIATQNPFEFEGTYFLPENQLDRFILRVKIGYPARADERQILRQQPDREPLESLASVMGADDVLRLQKMADDVRVDDVLLDYLQDIVEATRRHEAFEVGVSPRGALSLLRAAKASAVLQGRDYVIPDDVKSLCIAAFAHRVVSKSYLRDGHLGSNDQIMLEIREQIAVPT; from the coding sequence ATGGCCATCGATCGAAAGCCCGACCTCCTCGAAAAGCTCCGCAAGCTGAGGGCCAACGTCGAAACCGTCTTCATCGGCAAGCCCGACGCCGTCAATCAGGTCCTCATCGGCCTCCTCGCCCGTGGGCATGTCCTGGTCGAGGATGTCCCCGGCGTCGGAAAGACAGTGCTGGCCCGTGCCGTCGCCCGAAGCATTGATTGTCGTTTCTCACGCGTCCAGCTCACGCCGGACCTCCTGCCCTCCGACATCCTGGGGATCAGCATCTATAACGATCGTTCCGGCGCCTTCGACTTTAAGCCGGGGCCGATCTTCTCGAACATCGTCCTTGCCGACGAAATCAATCGCACGACGCCCCGCACCCAGTCAGCCTTGCTCGAGGTCATGAACGAGGCTCAGGTCAGCGTCGACGGCCAGGCCATCCGTCTCGACCAGCCCTTCATGGTCATCGCCACACAAAACCCCTTCGAGTTCGAAGGCACATACTTCCTGCCGGAAAACCAGCTCGACCGCTTCATCCTGCGCGTGAAGATCGGCTATCCCGCAAGGGCCGATGAGCGCCAGATCCTTCGCCAGCAGCCGGATCGTGAGCCGTTGGAGTCCCTCGCATCCGTCATGGGCGCCGACGACGTGCTTCGCCTTCAAAAAATGGCCGACGACGTGCGAGTTGACGACGTCCTTCTCGATTACTTGCAGGACATCGTCGAAGCCACCCGCCGCCACGAGGCGTTTGAGGTCGGCGTCTCTCCGCGCGGCGCCTTGTCACTGCTTCGCGCGGCCAAGGCATCGGCCGTCCTGCAGGGACGCGATTATGTGATTCCCGATGACGTCAAGTCGCTCTGCATCGCCGCATTCGCCCATCGCGTGGTCAGCAAGTCCTATCTGCGCGACGGTCACCTGGGCTCAAACGACCAGATCATGCTGGAAATCCGCGAGCAGATAGCCGTGCCGACGTGA
- a CDS encoding DUF58 domain-containing protein: MKRHPSERTRKRRRRSIGIEMPRPAVYLCAGTIVIGLAAVDADNNILLLMFGICLGAIVLSCLTAWRTLRRISVVRVSPEMAITGQPLEIRYTITNHRAWAGARCLRIVDLVDKGSLSHRPELFLPRLAAQQSASLTVSAVALKRGRIALSAIQVSSGFPFQIVSKSITHYVDDEIVVYPSLGRLHGQIATGREVRDLVGVGATTARSRGDDEFFGIREYREGDNPRRIHWRRSAASGQLMIREMAGTRDPQLWCVLDTQIDPHRQADSDRLELIISAAATVICDGLEKGLRVGLVCNGDPLLVLPPGGGRHRRSRLLRELALRGTNRSDALLEQIERIAWPARWRGVGIFFSAGPFDADGTLARFLNRNIGPTRAYVPHTTAFDSFFEPPLILRPDGTGRLTK, translated from the coding sequence ATGAAGCGACATCCTTCCGAGCGAACGCGAAAACGACGCCGGCGATCCATCGGCATCGAAATGCCTCGACCGGCCGTCTATCTCTGCGCTGGAACGATCGTCATCGGCCTCGCCGCCGTCGACGCCGACAACAACATCCTCCTGCTCATGTTCGGCATCTGTCTCGGAGCGATTGTCCTGAGCTGCCTGACCGCCTGGCGGACCCTCCGGCGAATCAGCGTGGTCCGCGTCTCGCCCGAGATGGCCATCACGGGTCAGCCGCTTGAGATTCGCTACACGATTACAAACCACCGTGCCTGGGCCGGCGCCCGCTGCCTGCGCATTGTCGATTTAGTGGACAAAGGATCGCTCTCGCACAGGCCCGAGCTTTTCCTGCCGAGGCTGGCCGCCCAGCAAAGCGCCTCATTGACCGTCTCGGCCGTCGCCCTCAAGCGCGGCCGAATCGCCCTCTCGGCCATCCAGGTCTCATCCGGTTTCCCATTTCAAATCGTCTCCAAATCGATTACCCACTACGTGGACGATGAAATCGTCGTCTATCCCAGCCTGGGAAGACTGCACGGCCAGATTGCCACCGGTCGCGAAGTTCGTGATCTCGTCGGCGTCGGCGCGACCACCGCACGAAGTCGCGGTGATGACGAGTTCTTCGGTATTCGCGAATACCGCGAGGGCGACAATCCCCGGCGAATCCACTGGCGGCGTAGCGCCGCATCGGGCCAGCTCATGATCCGCGAGATGGCCGGTACCCGCGATCCGCAGCTCTGGTGTGTTCTCGATACACAAATCGACCCGCACCGACAAGCTGATTCCGACCGACTCGAGTTGATCATTAGTGCAGCCGCCACCGTAATCTGTGACGGCCTCGAAAAGGGCCTCCGTGTCGGCCTCGTCTGCAACGGCGATCCGCTCCTCGTCCTTCCGCCCGGCGGCGGTCGCCATCGACGCTCCAGGCTGCTGCGCGAACTGGCCTTGCGTGGTACCAATCGGTCCGATGCCCTCCTTGAACAGATTGAGCGAATCGCATGGCCCGCTCGCTGGCGCGGTGTCGGCATCTTCTTCTCGGCCGGTCCCTTCGATGCCGATGGAACCCTCGCCCGTTTTCTCAACCGAAACATCGGGCCGACGCGCGCTTACGTCCCCCACACAACCGCGTTCGACAGCTTCTTTGAGCCGCCGCTGATCTTGCGGCCCGACGGCACGGGGAGGTTGACGAAGTGA